In Gambusia affinis linkage group LG06, SWU_Gaff_1.0, whole genome shotgun sequence, one DNA window encodes the following:
- the trpc6b gene encoding short transient receptor potential channel 6 — protein sequence MLSRWISERRALMMTGHVGAKHRRQTARGAGYLFQAHPSSCLSITEEVFLEAAEYGNIPEVRRMLEELPHLNINCVNYMGQNALQLAVASEHLEVVKLLLKKKELAKVGDALLLAISKGYIRIVEAILSHEAFADGQRLTNNPRHDETWDDFFSYHEDGTRFSHEITPIILASQCHEYEIVHMLLLRGAHIERPHDYFCQCRACIEQQRLDTFCHSQSRISAYKGLASPAYLCLSSQDPVMAALELSNELAVLANTEKEFKNEYKKLSMQCKDFVVGLLDLCRNTEEVEAVLNGDMESFANTATSAKPNLIRLKLAIKYEVKKFVAHPNCQQHLRSIWYENLTGLHQQTVAVKVLFVFGVAVGLPVLAFIYWIAPSSKLGKLMRGPFLKFVAHAASFIIFLCLLVLNAADRFAGTSLLPNMTTHDYPSQVFRMKTTRFTWMEILIFFWVIGKIWEECKDIWSQDIQEYILEPWNLLDFSILAIFMTSFIARLMAFWHAHSAQCYIDKHPFNMTLPSEVQYFQLARIHWMPSDPQLISEGLYAIAIVLSFSRIAYILPANERFGPLQISLGRTVKDIFQFMVIFITVFVAFMVGMFDLYSYYLGAKHNVAFTTVEESFKTLFWAIFGLSEVKSVVLNINHKFIENIGYVLYGVYNIIMVIVLLNMLIAMFNSSFQEIEDDADVEWKFARAKLWFSYFEHGRTLPVPFNLVPSPKSVVSFLLGIKTLIGSSRKSKENSNNDMDLKNLREHGGLKEDSSVQPTRHQKVMNCLIKRYIFKAQRDKDNDEVNEGELREIKQDISSLRYELLERGNHDLNTLADLIRQLGEVVQKEEQRADVIS from the exons atgctCAGTAG ATGGATCAGTGAAAGGAGAGCCTTGATGATGACGGGGCATGTTGGAGCCAAACATCGGAGACAAACAGCTCGGGGAGCTGGTTACCTGTTCCAAGCTCACCCTTCCTCCTGCCTCTCCATTACTGAGGAGGTGTTCCTAGAAGCTGCGGAATACGGCAACATTCCCGAAGTGAGGCGGATGCTGGAGGAGCTTCCACACCTCAACATCAACTGCGTCAACTACATGGGGCAGAACGCACTGCAGCTGGCAGTCGCAAGTGAGCACTTAGAAGTGGTCAAGCTTTTGCTTAAGAAGAAAGAACTTGCAAAAGTGGGGGATGCTTTGCTGTTAGCCATCAGTAAAGGGTACATCCGCATAGTGGAAGCAATTTTAAGCCACGAGGCCTTTGCAGATGGTCAGAGGTTGACGAACAACCCCAGGCATGACGAGACATGGGATGACTTTTTCTCCTACCATGAGGATGGCACGCGTTTCTCTCATGAAATCACTCCTATTATCCTGGCTTCTCAGTGTCACGAGTACGAGATAGTACACATGCTACTTTTGAGGGGGGCCCATATCGAGCGTCCCCATGACTACTTCTGTCAGTGCAGGGCCTGCATTGAGCAGCAGAGGCTTGACACTTTCTGCCACTCTCAGTCTCGTATCAGTGCTTACAAAGGCCTTGCAAGCCCAGCGTATCTTTGCCTTTCGAGTCAGGATCCTGTGATGGCAGCTTTGGAGCTGAGCAATGAGCTCGCAGTTCTGGCCAACACAGAGAAAGAGTTCAAg AATGAGTACAAGAAATTGTCCATGCAGTGTAAGGACTTTGTGGTGGGACTCTTGGATTTGTGTCGGAACACGGAGGAAGTGGAGGCGGTCCTAAATGGTGACATGGAATCCTTTGCTAACACAGCAACCTCTGCTAAACCAAACCTGATCAGGTTAAAGCTGgcaataaaatatgaagttaaaaag tttgtggCCCATCCAAACTGCCAGCAGCATCTTCGATCAATCTGGTATGAGAACCTGACTGGACTGCATCAGCAAACAGTTGCAGTTAAAGTTCTTTTTGTCTTCGGTGTAGCTGTTGGGTTACCTGTCCTAGCTTTTATTTACTGGATAGCACCATCAAGTAAG ttggGGAAACTCATGCGTGGACCCTTCCTGAAGTTTGTGGCTCATGCAGCTTCCTTCATCATATTCCTCTGTTTGCTGGTTCTAAACGCAGCAGACCGCTTCGCAGGAACATCACTGCTGCCGAACATGACCACCCACGATTATCCCTCACAGGTTTTCCGGATGAAGACCACCCGTTTCACCTGGATGGAGATTCTTATCTTTTTCTGGGTTATAG GTAAGATATGGGAGGAATGTAAAGATATTTGGTCACAGGACATCCAGGAGTACATCTTAGAACCGTGGAACCTTCTGGATTTTAGTATTTTGGCCATTTTTATGACCTCTTTCATCGCAAGATTAATGGCTTTCTGGCATGCACATTCTGCACAGTGCTACATTGACAAGCATCCATTCAACATGACCTTGCCTTCTGAGGTACAATATTTTCAGCTGG CAAGAATTCACTGGATGCCCTCAGACCCTCAGCTTATCTCCGAAGGTCTCTATGCGATTGCCATCGTTCTGAGTTTTTCCCGCATTGCATACATCCTGCCTGCCAACGAGAGGTTTGGGCCGTTGCAGATCTCTCTGGGAAGAACGgtgaaagacatttttcagtTCATGGTGATTTTCATAACGGTGTTTGTCGCTTTCATGGTGGGAATGTTCGATCTATATTCATACTACCTTGGAGCCAAACACAACGTTGCCTTTACAAC ggttgaagaaagttttaaaacattattctgGGCCATCTTCGGACTATCAGAAGTAAAATCTGTGGTATTAAACATCAACCATAAGTTCATTGAGAACATCGGCTATGTTCTGTATGGGGTGTACAACATCATCATGGTGATTGTTCTGCTGAACATGCTCATAGCCATGTTCAACAGCTCCTTCCAGGAAATCGAG GATGATGCTGACGTGGAGTGGAAATTTGCCCGAGCCAAGCTGTGGTTTTCCTACTTTGAACATGGCAGGACTCTGCCTGTACCCTTCAACCTCGTACCCAGCCCCAAATCTGTGGTGTCCTTCCTACTCGGGATAAAGACATTGATCGGATCgtcaagaaaaagcaaagagaattCAAACAATGACATGGatcttaaaaat TTAAGGGAACACGGAGGACTGAAGGAGGACTCATCTGTTCAACCTACACGTCATCAA aaagtaATGAACTGCCTCATCAAAAGATACATATTTAAAGCACAGAGAGATAAAGATAACGACGAAGTGAACGAAG GTGAACTGAGAGAAATCAAACAGGACATCTCGAGTCTTCGCTACGAGCTGCTGGAAAGAGGGAACCATGATTTAAACACACTGGCAGATCTTATCAGGCAGCTGGGAGAGGTTGTGCAGAAAGAAGAGCAGAGAGCGGATGtcatttcttaa
- the cep126 gene encoding centrosomal protein of 126 kDa isoform X1 has translation MQNPQANFSYLLNSRFGYTGNLENERQHLIQQQKLCKARARKYLVETNQRRKASEERRKQWDIQEQLLRDNILQQRRQQVEEATQRYQRAHLPPSQRFRPINKRKNRNMEEALGQIQVDWYTQSSSVVSPTDTPSRPLSTKPSTVSKSSPRRTLTAEEAYTKLLQEHRIRKDLEIHSFETCQLSDTSISESLLSKDSLENENSDQSIFSPRSPYSSFFLDYEKLKKRQDLTPTSAPTSVSAMMLQDQNPALLEKLNKHKQESRADFEWSHNNMDVFQTSPIFPSEKQTPDSLAVSTLPNEDSKHFEAKSMINTQTHNILDTNEVDADDTKVEDLDVTEENLLNCRSQIIKGDSQLTYPSAKNIPFSSESVLETPMKGSVANNFLNDEVLLHTVKENLQRLSEKVASISINNLNKVSNLMYQTEKPINAASTSSTCLSNNQSETEKCDHLKEEDKETPDSMIATYSVSNNRLLKGILKKKSKYSSEDLCLYDSGHLILSKQVALAIRDSIELTRAKTKDVVVSSSTKKKLRWFDEVHPEKESKEQDTANQEKLMSHPTNISMDHQLSLTLENESSKSGPRMAPAAFLGYRLTKEAWADVQVQVNLAQERPDEFRALCISTRTRGSKVPRRDCNARLSRGPVSSRVRKGTIIRPQSAIEVIKIGKTQGKIMVPRPPPRTELTEENNAKQAPVTEEAPYRNNSVETYPCPICLFLDCNVNGASSSGPQEIHNNNNGRGKMNEKGLCLHITPTDEEIAQLWDGVRSALNTKDGKSKPVLQKHAPESRQVYRNSRQPPVAGSRRFLQTSQPTKQNTELIRPGPRKRNAISRNEGFERVAQFPVAEVYPNGSLKQNQPVPQIQMPERVQGGLSSLSLEEKKIMLSLDRLNHQLHCLKTNRQSKTDNNGHIAVGTPLTKESNNHKHQASSANLLHYQKKT, from the exons ATGCAGAATCCACAAGCAAACTTCTCCTATCTACT AAATTCCAGGTTTGGATATACTGGAAATCTCGAAAATGAGCGGCAACATTTGATCCAGCAGCAGAAGTTGTGCAAAGCCCGAGCTCGGAAATATTTGGTGGAGACCAATCAACGGAGAAA ggCTTCGGAGGAGCGGAGGAAGCAATGGGACATTCAGGAGCAGCTCCTGAGAGACAACATCCTGCAACAGCGCAGGCAGCAGGTAGAGGAGGCAACGCAGCGCTACCAGAGAGCCCATCTGCCTCCTTCTCAGAGATTCAGGCCAA ttaacaaaagaaaaaacagaaatatggaGGAGGCACTTGGTCAAATCCAAGTGGATTGGTATACCCAGAGCTCCTCAGTGGTGTCACCCACTGACACTCCCAG tcGCCCTCTATCTACAAAGCCTTCCACAGTTTCTAAATCTTCTCCCCGCCGAACGCTCACTGCTGAGGAGGCCTACACTAAACTGCTTCAGGAGCACCGCATCAGGAAGGATCTGGAAATTCACAGTTTTGAG ACATGCCAGCTGTCTGATACCAGTATTTCTGAAAGCCTTTTAAGCAAGGACAGCTTGGAGAATGAAAACTCAGACCAAAGCATATTTAGTCCACGGAGTCCGTATTCATCATTTTTTCTCGACTATGAGAAACTAAAGAAGCGGCAGGATTTAACCCCAACATCAGCCCCGACTTCAGTCTCGGCAATGATGCTTCAGGATCAAAATCCAGCCCTTCTTGAAAAActtaacaaacacaaacaagaaagTAGGGCAGATTTTGAGTGGTCTCATAATAATATGGATGTTTTTCAAACTTCCCCAATTTTcccatctgaaaaacaaacacctgaCTCATTAGCTGTTTCTACACTTCCTAATGAAGACTCAAAGCACTTTGAGGCAAAATCCATGATAAATACTCAAACCCACAACATTCTGGACACAAATGAAGTTGATGCTGATGATACTAAAGTGGAAGATTTAGATGTCACAGAAGAAAATTTGTTAAACTGTAGATCTCAAATTATTAAAGGTGACAGTCAGTTGACTTATCCATCAGCTAAAAACATTCCTTTCTCTTCTGAAAGTGTATTGGAGACGCCGATGAAAGGAAGTGTTGCtaataatttcttaaatgaTGAAGTCCTTTTGCATACAGTAAAAGAAAACCTCCAGCGGTTATCTGAGAAAGTAGCCTCTATTTCCATAAATAACCTCAACAAAGTCTCAAACCTAATGTACCAAACAGAGAAACCCATCAATGCAGCATCAACATCATCGACATGCTTATCCAATAATCAGTCAGAGACAGAGAAGTGTGACCAtctaaaagaagaagacaaagaaacaccCGACTCAATGATCGCTACATATTCAGTAAGCAACAACAGATTACTTAAAGGAATCCTCAAAAAAAAGTCCAAGTATTCTTCAGAAGATTTGTGTTTGTATGACTCAGGCCATTTGATTTTGTCAAAACAAGTAGCGTTAGCCATAAGAGACAGTATTGAATTGaccagagcaaaaacaaaagatgtggTGGTCAGTAGCAGCACGAAAAAAAAGCTTCGCTGGTTTGATGAAGTCCATCCAGAAAAGGAGTCCAAAGAGCAAGACACAGCAAACCAGGAGAAACTCATGTCCCACCCAACAAACATCTCCATGGACCACCAACTAAGTCTCACTCTAGAAAATGAGTCTTCAAAGTCTGGACCCAGAATGGCCCCAGCAGCCTTTCTTGGTTATCGTCTTACAAAAGAAGCATGGGCAGATGTTCAGGTTCAAGTTAACTTGGCCCAGGAGCGACCAGACGAGTTCAGGGCGCTGTGTATCAGCACCAGGACCCGTGGGTCAAAGGTCCCTCGGAGAGATTGTAATGCCAGACTCAGTAGGGGTCCTGTTTCCTCACGGGTAAGAAAGGGCACCATTATACGACCTCAATCTGCCATCGAGGTGATTAAGATTGGTAAAACCCAGGGGAAGATCATGGTGCCCCGCCCACCTCCTCGGACAGAGCTGACGGAAGAAAATAACGCTAAACAAGCCCCCGTCACAGAGGAGGCTCCATACAGGAACAATTCAGTGGAGACGTACCCCTGCCCTATCTGCCTGTTTTTAGACTGCAATGTGAATGGTGCATCCAGTTCAGGACCTCAAGAgattcacaacaacaacaatggaAGAGGGAAGATGAATGAGAAAGGCCTCTGTTTACACATCACACCCACAGATGAAGAGATTGCACAGCTCTGGGATGGAGTCCGCAGTGCCTTAAACACAAAGGATggtaaat CCAAACCTGTCCTTCAAAAGCATGCCCCGGAGAGCAGGCAAGTCTACAGGAACAGCAGACAACCTCCTGTCGCAGGAAGCAGGAGATTTCTTCAGACCTCTCAG CCTACAAAGCAGAACACTGAGCTAATCAGACCAGGTCCAAGGAAACGGAATGCAATTTCTCGAAATGAAG GTTTTGAGCGTGTGGCCCAGTTTCCCGTAGCTGAAGTGTATCCTAACGGCTCTTTAAAGCAGAATCAGCCTGTGCCCCAAATACAGATGCCTGAAAGAGTCCAGGGGGGGCTCAGCAGTCTTTCTTtagaagagaagaaaatcatGCTCTCTCTGGACAGGCTCAACCACCAGCTGCACT GTTTGAAGACCAATCGGCAAAGCAAAACTGACAACAATGGTCATATAGCTGTTGGTACGCCCCTT ACCAAAGAGTCAAATAATCACAAGCATCAGGCATCGTCTGCAAACCTGCTTCATTACCAGAAGAAAACTTAG
- the cep126 gene encoding centrosomal protein of 126 kDa isoform X2, with product MQNPQANFSYLLNSRFGYTGNLENERQHLIQQQKLCKARARKYLVETNQRRKASEERRKQWDIQEQLLRDNILQQRRQQVEEATQRYQRAHLPPSQRFRPINKRKNRNMEEALGQIQVDWYTQSSSVVSPTDTPSRPLSTKPSTVSKSSPRRTLTAEEAYTKLLQEHRIRKDLEIHSFETCQLSDTSISESLLSKDSLENENSDQSIFSPRSPYSSFFLDYEKLKKRQDLTPTSAPTSVSAMMLQDQNPALLEKLNKHKQESRADFEWSHNNMDVFQTSPIFPSEKQTPDSLAVSTLPNEDSKHFEAKSMINTQTHNILDTNEVDADDTKVEDLDVTEENLLNCRSQIIKGDSQLTYPSAKNIPFSSESVLETPMKGSVANNFLNDEVLLHTVKENLQRLSEKVASISINNLNKVSNLMYQTEKPINAASTSSTCLSNNQSETEKCDHLKEEDKETPDSMIATYSVSNNRLLKGILKKKSKYSSEDLCLYDSGHLILSKQVALAIRDSIELTRAKTKDVVVSSSTKKKLRWFDEVHPEKESKEQDTANQEKLMSHPTNISMDHQLSLTLENESSKSGPRMAPAAFLGYRLTKEAWADVQVQVNLAQERPDEFRALCISTRTRGSKVPRRDCNARLSRGPVSSRVRKGTIIRPQSAIEVIKIGKTQGKIMVPRPPPRTELTEENNAKQAPVTEEAPYRNNSVETYPCPICLFLDCNVNGASSSGPQEIHNNNNGRGKMNEKGLCLHITPTDEEIAQLWDGVRSALNTKDAKPVLQKHAPESRQVYRNSRQPPVAGSRRFLQTSQPTKQNTELIRPGPRKRNAISRNEGFERVAQFPVAEVYPNGSLKQNQPVPQIQMPERVQGGLSSLSLEEKKIMLSLDRLNHQLHCLKTNRQSKTDNNGHIAVGTPLTKESNNHKHQASSANLLHYQKKT from the exons ATGCAGAATCCACAAGCAAACTTCTCCTATCTACT AAATTCCAGGTTTGGATATACTGGAAATCTCGAAAATGAGCGGCAACATTTGATCCAGCAGCAGAAGTTGTGCAAAGCCCGAGCTCGGAAATATTTGGTGGAGACCAATCAACGGAGAAA ggCTTCGGAGGAGCGGAGGAAGCAATGGGACATTCAGGAGCAGCTCCTGAGAGACAACATCCTGCAACAGCGCAGGCAGCAGGTAGAGGAGGCAACGCAGCGCTACCAGAGAGCCCATCTGCCTCCTTCTCAGAGATTCAGGCCAA ttaacaaaagaaaaaacagaaatatggaGGAGGCACTTGGTCAAATCCAAGTGGATTGGTATACCCAGAGCTCCTCAGTGGTGTCACCCACTGACACTCCCAG tcGCCCTCTATCTACAAAGCCTTCCACAGTTTCTAAATCTTCTCCCCGCCGAACGCTCACTGCTGAGGAGGCCTACACTAAACTGCTTCAGGAGCACCGCATCAGGAAGGATCTGGAAATTCACAGTTTTGAG ACATGCCAGCTGTCTGATACCAGTATTTCTGAAAGCCTTTTAAGCAAGGACAGCTTGGAGAATGAAAACTCAGACCAAAGCATATTTAGTCCACGGAGTCCGTATTCATCATTTTTTCTCGACTATGAGAAACTAAAGAAGCGGCAGGATTTAACCCCAACATCAGCCCCGACTTCAGTCTCGGCAATGATGCTTCAGGATCAAAATCCAGCCCTTCTTGAAAAActtaacaaacacaaacaagaaagTAGGGCAGATTTTGAGTGGTCTCATAATAATATGGATGTTTTTCAAACTTCCCCAATTTTcccatctgaaaaacaaacacctgaCTCATTAGCTGTTTCTACACTTCCTAATGAAGACTCAAAGCACTTTGAGGCAAAATCCATGATAAATACTCAAACCCACAACATTCTGGACACAAATGAAGTTGATGCTGATGATACTAAAGTGGAAGATTTAGATGTCACAGAAGAAAATTTGTTAAACTGTAGATCTCAAATTATTAAAGGTGACAGTCAGTTGACTTATCCATCAGCTAAAAACATTCCTTTCTCTTCTGAAAGTGTATTGGAGACGCCGATGAAAGGAAGTGTTGCtaataatttcttaaatgaTGAAGTCCTTTTGCATACAGTAAAAGAAAACCTCCAGCGGTTATCTGAGAAAGTAGCCTCTATTTCCATAAATAACCTCAACAAAGTCTCAAACCTAATGTACCAAACAGAGAAACCCATCAATGCAGCATCAACATCATCGACATGCTTATCCAATAATCAGTCAGAGACAGAGAAGTGTGACCAtctaaaagaagaagacaaagaaacaccCGACTCAATGATCGCTACATATTCAGTAAGCAACAACAGATTACTTAAAGGAATCCTCAAAAAAAAGTCCAAGTATTCTTCAGAAGATTTGTGTTTGTATGACTCAGGCCATTTGATTTTGTCAAAACAAGTAGCGTTAGCCATAAGAGACAGTATTGAATTGaccagagcaaaaacaaaagatgtggTGGTCAGTAGCAGCACGAAAAAAAAGCTTCGCTGGTTTGATGAAGTCCATCCAGAAAAGGAGTCCAAAGAGCAAGACACAGCAAACCAGGAGAAACTCATGTCCCACCCAACAAACATCTCCATGGACCACCAACTAAGTCTCACTCTAGAAAATGAGTCTTCAAAGTCTGGACCCAGAATGGCCCCAGCAGCCTTTCTTGGTTATCGTCTTACAAAAGAAGCATGGGCAGATGTTCAGGTTCAAGTTAACTTGGCCCAGGAGCGACCAGACGAGTTCAGGGCGCTGTGTATCAGCACCAGGACCCGTGGGTCAAAGGTCCCTCGGAGAGATTGTAATGCCAGACTCAGTAGGGGTCCTGTTTCCTCACGGGTAAGAAAGGGCACCATTATACGACCTCAATCTGCCATCGAGGTGATTAAGATTGGTAAAACCCAGGGGAAGATCATGGTGCCCCGCCCACCTCCTCGGACAGAGCTGACGGAAGAAAATAACGCTAAACAAGCCCCCGTCACAGAGGAGGCTCCATACAGGAACAATTCAGTGGAGACGTACCCCTGCCCTATCTGCCTGTTTTTAGACTGCAATGTGAATGGTGCATCCAGTTCAGGACCTCAAGAgattcacaacaacaacaatggaAGAGGGAAGATGAATGAGAAAGGCCTCTGTTTACACATCACACCCACAGATGAAGAGATTGCACAGCTCTGGGATGGAGTCCGCAGTGCCTTAAACACAAAGGATg CCAAACCTGTCCTTCAAAAGCATGCCCCGGAGAGCAGGCAAGTCTACAGGAACAGCAGACAACCTCCTGTCGCAGGAAGCAGGAGATTTCTTCAGACCTCTCAG CCTACAAAGCAGAACACTGAGCTAATCAGACCAGGTCCAAGGAAACGGAATGCAATTTCTCGAAATGAAG GTTTTGAGCGTGTGGCCCAGTTTCCCGTAGCTGAAGTGTATCCTAACGGCTCTTTAAAGCAGAATCAGCCTGTGCCCCAAATACAGATGCCTGAAAGAGTCCAGGGGGGGCTCAGCAGTCTTTCTTtagaagagaagaaaatcatGCTCTCTCTGGACAGGCTCAACCACCAGCTGCACT GTTTGAAGACCAATCGGCAAAGCAAAACTGACAACAATGGTCATATAGCTGTTGGTACGCCCCTT ACCAAAGAGTCAAATAATCACAAGCATCAGGCATCGTCTGCAAACCTGCTTCATTACCAGAAGAAAACTTAG